Proteins encoded in a region of the Streptomyces liliiviolaceus genome:
- the kdpF gene encoding K(+)-transporting ATPase subunit F, producing the protein MTAENIVGLIVAVALLGYLVLALVFPERF; encoded by the coding sequence GTGACCGCCGAGAACATTGTCGGCCTGATCGTGGCCGTCGCCCTGCTGGGCTATCTCGTCCTCGCCCTTGTGTTCCCCGAGAGGTTCTGA
- a CDS encoding class I SAM-dependent methyltransferase has product MFTPQGPTFRELAVQALSSVEHGYDLLAPKFDHTPFRTPDAFLRAVERALTGMGPFGRGLDLCCGTGAGMDVLGTVCRESVTGVDISAGMLAEARRRDRPGGPSPTWVRGDALALPFGPVFDLVVSFGAFGHFLPRELPGLFEQVHSVLRPGGRFAFPIMAPARPGSPGYWAMLGFDAAMKVRNAVWRPPFVMYYRAFRLDDVRRELTRAGFTVELHALSEFGRRDDGSPRCRMVVATRPGPAV; this is encoded by the coding sequence ATGTTCACCCCTCAGGGCCCCACGTTCCGCGAACTCGCCGTGCAGGCGCTGTCGTCCGTCGAGCACGGCTACGACCTCCTCGCGCCGAAGTTCGACCACACCCCGTTCCGTACGCCGGACGCGTTCCTGCGGGCCGTCGAGCGGGCCCTGACGGGCATGGGGCCGTTCGGGCGCGGGCTCGACCTGTGCTGCGGCACCGGCGCGGGCATGGACGTGCTGGGCACGGTGTGCCGGGAGAGCGTCACCGGCGTGGACATCAGCGCGGGCATGCTCGCCGAGGCGCGACGGCGTGACCGGCCCGGCGGACCGTCCCCCACCTGGGTGCGCGGCGACGCCCTGGCCCTGCCGTTCGGCCCGGTCTTCGACCTGGTGGTGAGCTTCGGGGCGTTCGGACACTTCCTGCCCCGCGAACTGCCCGGGCTGTTCGAGCAGGTCCACTCGGTGCTCAGGCCCGGCGGCCGGTTCGCCTTCCCGATCATGGCGCCGGCCCGCCCCGGCTCGCCCGGCTACTGGGCCATGCTCGGCTTCGACGCGGCGATGAAGGTGCGCAACGCGGTGTGGCGTCCGCCGTTCGTCATGTACTACCGCGCGTTCCGGCTCGACGACGTGCGACGGGAACTGACCCGCGCGGGCTTCACCGTCGAACTGCACGCCCTGTCCGAGTTCGGCCGCAGGGACGACGGCAGCCCGCGCTGCCGGATGGTGGTGGCCACGAGGCCCGGACCTGCGGTTTAG
- a CDS encoding alpha-amylase family glycosyl hydrolase, whose amino-acid sequence MSSFRPAPAWLADAVFYQIYPQSFADSNGDGIGDFDGIRERLDHLAWLGVNTVWLNPCFASPFGDAGYDVADYLNVAPRYGSNDDLARLVDQARGHGIRVLLDLVAGHTSDRHPWFTASADDPDDHRYIWAAEGRPDGFVASPGSRPGAYLPNFFTFQPALNFGYARTDPAEPWRQPVDAEGPRANREALRTVMDHWLGLGLSGFRVDMAASLVKDDPGKTETSKVWTELRHWLDRTHPDAVILSEWGEPEVSVPAGFHTDFFLQFGGPTDGLALRSLWSNGSGTVNLDWDPLDCFFDPSGKGSPRPFVEAWQQASAALGDSGFISLPTANHDFSRLNCGPRSAEQLPVAFVFQLTWPTLPAIYYGDEIGMRYIPDLPDTEGSVLGPAYNRAGSRTPMQWDDGPNAGFSTSDHPYLPVDPDPGRPTVAAQRADDTSLLHLVRRLIALRTSTPELGPDGSVEVVHAGYPFVHVRGGRYLVVVNPREERTSCPLGDLRPGRALEASGVVTDGGTLTAEAFGYGIFELTP is encoded by the coding sequence ATGAGCTCCTTCCGCCCCGCACCCGCATGGCTGGCCGACGCGGTCTTCTACCAGATCTACCCGCAGTCGTTCGCGGACTCGAACGGCGACGGGATCGGTGACTTCGACGGCATCCGCGAACGGCTGGACCATCTGGCGTGGCTCGGGGTGAACACCGTCTGGCTGAACCCGTGCTTCGCCTCGCCCTTCGGGGACGCCGGGTACGACGTCGCCGACTATCTGAACGTGGCCCCGCGCTACGGCTCGAACGACGACCTCGCAAGGCTCGTCGACCAGGCACGCGGCCACGGAATCCGCGTACTCCTCGACCTGGTCGCGGGACACACCTCCGACCGGCACCCGTGGTTCACCGCGTCGGCGGACGATCCCGACGACCATCGCTACATCTGGGCGGCCGAGGGTCGCCCGGACGGTTTCGTGGCCTCGCCCGGCAGCCGTCCGGGTGCGTATCTGCCGAACTTCTTCACCTTCCAGCCCGCCCTCAACTTCGGTTACGCACGCACGGATCCGGCCGAGCCGTGGCGTCAGCCGGTGGACGCGGAGGGGCCGCGCGCCAACCGGGAGGCGCTGCGCACGGTCATGGACCACTGGCTGGGCCTCGGCTTGTCGGGCTTCCGCGTCGACATGGCCGCCTCGCTCGTCAAGGACGACCCGGGCAAGACGGAGACGAGCAAGGTCTGGACGGAGTTGCGTCACTGGCTGGACCGGACGCACCCGGACGCGGTGATCCTCTCGGAGTGGGGCGAGCCGGAGGTGTCCGTCCCGGCGGGGTTCCACACGGACTTCTTCCTCCAGTTCGGCGGTCCCACCGACGGTCTCGCGCTGCGCTCGCTGTGGAGCAACGGCTCCGGGACCGTCAACCTCGACTGGGATCCGCTCGACTGCTTCTTCGACCCCAGCGGCAAGGGTTCGCCGCGGCCGTTCGTCGAGGCCTGGCAGCAGGCGTCGGCGGCCCTCGGCGACAGCGGCTTCATCTCGCTGCCGACCGCCAACCACGACTTCTCACGTCTCAACTGCGGGCCGCGCTCGGCCGAACAGCTCCCGGTGGCCTTCGTCTTCCAGCTGACCTGGCCCACCCTGCCCGCGATCTACTACGGCGACGAGATCGGTATGCGCTACATCCCGGACCTCCCCGACACGGAGGGCAGTGTCCTCGGGCCCGCCTACAACCGCGCCGGTTCCCGTACGCCGATGCAGTGGGACGACGGCCCGAACGCCGGTTTCTCCACGTCCGATCACCCCTATCTCCCGGTCGACCCGGACCCCGGCCGCCCCACCGTCGCCGCCCAGCGCGCCGACGACACGTCCCTCCTGCACCTCGTACGCCGTCTCATCGCCCTGCGCACGTCCACGCCCGAACTCGGCCCGGACGGCTCGGTGGAGGTGGTGCACGCGGGCTACCCCTTCGTGCACGTACGCGGCGGACGGTATCTCGTGGTCGTCAACCCCCGTGAGGAGCGGACGAGTTGCCCGCTCGGGGACCTCCGGCCCGGTCGGGCCCTCGAAGCGTCCGGTGTCGTCACCGACGGCGGCACGCTCACCGCGGAGGCGTTCGGCTACGGAATCTTCGAGCTGACCCCGTAG
- a CDS encoding RNA polymerase sigma factor, with protein sequence MSGAEEVEKDRGADGVEEAVGAAFREEWGQVVATLIRVTGDWDLAEECAQDAFAQALDRWRRDGVPRRPGAWLTTTARNRAMDVTRRRAVGAAKLREAAMLARDGGPGGPRDPDSDDDSGVTDDRLRLIFTCCHPALPVEARVALTLRTLAGLTTPEIAHAFLVPEATMAQRLVRAKRKIRHAGIPYRVPPAHLLPERTTGVLGVLYLLFNEGYAASSGADLIRTDLCAEAVRLARVLARLMPDEPEVLGLLALLLLHDARRGTRVDAAGELVTLEDQDRTAWDRAEIDEGATLLETALRRGRPGPYQIQAAVAACHTTAATAQDTDWADIAGLYAELERRVPSAVVRLNRAVAVGMAESPEAGLALVADLEESGELADYHLLPATRADLLRRTGRLEEAAESYGQALELVENDAERRFLYRRLAECRPG encoded by the coding sequence ATGAGCGGCGCCGAAGAGGTGGAGAAGGACAGAGGCGCGGACGGCGTCGAGGAGGCCGTCGGCGCCGCCTTCCGCGAGGAGTGGGGCCAGGTCGTCGCCACCCTGATCCGGGTGACCGGCGACTGGGACCTCGCCGAGGAGTGCGCACAGGACGCCTTCGCCCAGGCCCTCGACCGGTGGCGGCGCGACGGAGTGCCGCGCCGCCCCGGCGCCTGGCTGACCACGACCGCGCGCAACCGCGCCATGGACGTGACGCGCCGCAGAGCCGTGGGCGCGGCGAAACTGCGGGAGGCCGCGATGCTGGCACGGGACGGGGGACCCGGCGGCCCGCGGGATCCGGACTCCGACGACGACAGCGGGGTGACGGACGACCGGCTGCGGCTGATCTTCACCTGCTGCCATCCCGCGCTGCCCGTCGAGGCCAGGGTCGCCCTCACCCTGCGCACCCTCGCGGGGCTCACCACACCCGAGATCGCCCACGCCTTCCTCGTCCCCGAGGCGACGATGGCGCAACGCCTCGTCCGGGCCAAACGGAAGATCCGTCACGCCGGCATCCCGTACCGGGTGCCGCCCGCGCATCTGCTCCCCGAACGCACGACGGGGGTGCTCGGCGTGCTGTACCTGCTGTTCAACGAGGGGTACGCGGCGTCGTCCGGCGCGGACCTGATCCGTACGGACCTCTGCGCGGAGGCCGTGCGGCTGGCCCGGGTGCTGGCCCGCCTCATGCCCGACGAACCCGAGGTGCTCGGCCTCCTCGCGCTGCTGCTCCTGCACGACGCCCGGCGCGGCACCCGCGTGGACGCGGCCGGGGAACTGGTCACGCTGGAGGACCAGGACCGCACGGCATGGGACCGGGCGGAGATCGACGAGGGCGCCACCCTGCTGGAGACCGCGCTGCGCCGGGGGCGGCCCGGCCCGTACCAGATCCAGGCTGCCGTCGCCGCCTGCCACACCACCGCGGCCACGGCACAGGACACCGACTGGGCGGACATCGCCGGTCTGTACGCCGAACTGGAACGCCGGGTTCCGTCCGCCGTGGTGCGCCTCAACCGCGCGGTGGCCGTCGGCATGGCCGAGAGCCCCGAGGCCGGGCTGGCTCTCGTCGCGGACCTGGAGGAGAGCGGGGAACTGGCGGACTACCACCTGCTGCCCGCCACCCGGGCGGACCTCCTGCGGCGCACGGGACGTCTGGAGGAGGCCGCCGAGTCATACGGACAGGCGCTGGAACTGGTGGAGAACGACGCCGAGCGGCGCTTCCTGTACAGGCGGCTCGCGGAGTGCCGGCCGGGCTGA
- a CDS encoding YciI family protein, whose translation MKYVMFICTPVDGEELSPEEIADDPRFTSYIDHVRAGGMVKGGARLRPAADATTVRVQGDEVLLSDGPFAESKEYIAGFDIIEVADLDEAIALASRHPAALGGGSVEVRPIWE comes from the coding sequence ATGAAGTACGTGATGTTCATCTGCACACCCGTCGACGGTGAGGAGCTGAGCCCCGAGGAGATCGCCGACGACCCCCGTTTCACCTCGTACATCGACCATGTGCGCGCCGGTGGCATGGTGAAGGGCGGCGCACGGCTGCGGCCGGCCGCCGACGCCACCACCGTCCGCGTCCAGGGCGACGAGGTACTGCTCAGCGACGGCCCGTTCGCGGAGTCCAAGGAGTACATCGCCGGCTTCGACATCATCGAGGTCGCCGACCTCGACGAGGCCATCGCGCTCGCCTCCCGCCATCCGGCCGCGCTGGGCGGTGGATCGGTCGAGGTACGGCCGATCTGGGAATGA
- a CDS encoding cytochrome P450 family protein, with the protein MDSTAAEPSNHTAGTSGTPRPSDGPHRLDPAGGCPHADNARLLARGAVAPVVLPGGVDGVAVLGHEALKEFLAHPQVAKDASHFTALREGRIAPGWPLATFATVRGMTTADGDDHRRLRSLVSKAFTVRRVEQLRPRIEELTEELLDGLERAARDGGGVADLRAHFAMPLPMGVIGELLGVDAEFRDRLHHLSSQVVATDIGPERALAANRELMAVLGAVVQARTERPGDDLTSALIAARDEGGDRLTHEELLGTLVLMIIAGHETTLNLITNAVRALCGHRDQLEQVVRGEAGWADVVEETLRWDAPVSYFPFRYPVGDLTVDGTLIPGGTPVLAGYSAAGRDRAAHGPDADLFDVTRPAGPGAARHLSLGHGAHYCLGAPLARMESAIALERLFTRFPGLDLAVPEADLARGASFVGNSVQELPVRV; encoded by the coding sequence TTGGACAGCACGGCAGCAGAACCGTCGAACCACACGGCAGGTACATCCGGTACGCCCCGTCCGTCCGACGGGCCGCACCGTCTCGACCCGGCCGGCGGCTGCCCGCACGCCGACAACGCGCGCCTTCTCGCCCGCGGAGCCGTGGCGCCGGTCGTCCTGCCCGGCGGGGTGGACGGTGTGGCGGTCCTGGGGCACGAGGCGCTGAAGGAATTCCTCGCGCACCCTCAAGTCGCCAAGGACGCGAGCCACTTCACCGCGCTGCGGGAGGGCCGCATCGCCCCCGGCTGGCCCCTCGCCACCTTCGCGACGGTACGGGGCATGACGACCGCCGACGGCGACGACCACCGGCGGCTGCGCTCACTGGTCAGCAAGGCGTTCACCGTCCGCCGGGTCGAGCAACTGCGCCCGCGCATAGAGGAGTTGACCGAAGAACTGCTCGACGGCCTGGAGCGTGCGGCCCGCGACGGCGGGGGAGTCGCCGATCTGCGCGCGCACTTCGCGATGCCCCTGCCGATGGGTGTCATCGGTGAACTGCTGGGCGTGGACGCCGAGTTCCGCGACCGGCTGCACCACCTCTCCAGCCAGGTCGTCGCCACCGACATCGGCCCCGAGCGCGCGCTGGCCGCCAACCGGGAACTGATGGCCGTCCTCGGCGCGGTCGTCCAGGCCAGGACCGAGCGGCCGGGCGACGACCTCACCAGCGCGCTGATCGCCGCCCGCGACGAGGGCGGCGACCGGCTCACCCACGAGGAACTCCTCGGCACCCTGGTCCTGATGATCATCGCCGGGCACGAGACCACGCTGAACCTGATCACCAACGCCGTACGCGCCCTGTGCGGCCACCGGGACCAGCTGGAACAGGTCGTGCGGGGCGAGGCGGGCTGGGCCGACGTCGTCGAGGAGACCCTGCGCTGGGACGCGCCGGTCAGCTACTTCCCCTTCCGCTATCCCGTCGGCGACCTGACCGTCGACGGCACTCTCATACCCGGCGGCACCCCCGTCCTCGCCGGCTACTCGGCCGCGGGCCGCGACCGGGCCGCGCACGGCCCCGACGCCGACCTCTTCGACGTCACCAGGCCCGCCGGGCCCGGCGCCGCCCGGCATCTGTCCCTCGGCCACGGCGCCCACTACTGCCTCGGCGCCCCGCTGGCCCGGATGGAGTCCGCCATCGCCCTGGAACGCCTGTTCACACGCTTCCCCGGCCTCGACCTCGCCGTCCCCGAGGCGGACCTCGCCCGCGGCGCCAGCTTCGTGGGCAACAGCGTCCAGGAACTCCCCGTACGCGTGTGA
- a CDS encoding flavin-dependent monooxygenase, whose amino-acid sequence MVDAGIVARVRELRPLIRQNALRAEHDRRVPDEVVAALSGTGVHRMNVPARYGGYRTPLHTQVDVFAEIALACASTAWVTLSQAGVSYIAALFPDEAQDDFFTGPAGPDVRIGGTLVPGATAVPYDGGYRVDGASGFATGCHHADWHLLTATVVPADGRPQEGPPEILWLAVPMSELEILDDWDTTGLAGTGSNTVVARNISVPAHRVLPVAPMLAGSTPSKTNADDPFYRMPVLLLFCAWTAAAALGLGRAALTEFEERIHRRGITYTFHERQHEATVTHLQFAEAQLRISAAELVADRLIAEIETKARDGDPYTPLERSRIRAECGYLTRLCKEAVDLLASAAGASSLQRSVPLQRIARDINALTLHSFVNPATNLEIYGRVLSGVDPGTPFL is encoded by the coding sequence ATGGTCGATGCCGGGATCGTCGCACGCGTACGGGAATTACGGCCGCTGATCAGGCAGAACGCGCTGCGTGCCGAGCACGACCGGCGGGTGCCGGACGAGGTCGTCGCCGCGCTGAGCGGCACCGGTGTGCACCGGATGAACGTCCCCGCGCGGTACGGCGGTTACCGGACCCCGCTGCACACCCAGGTCGACGTCTTCGCCGAGATCGCCCTCGCATGCGCCTCCACGGCCTGGGTGACGCTCAGTCAGGCGGGGGTCTCGTACATCGCGGCGCTCTTTCCCGACGAGGCGCAGGACGACTTCTTCACCGGACCGGCCGGCCCCGACGTCAGGATCGGCGGCACGCTCGTCCCCGGCGCCACGGCGGTGCCGTACGACGGGGGCTACCGGGTGGACGGCGCCTCGGGCTTCGCGACCGGCTGCCATCACGCGGACTGGCATCTGCTGACGGCCACTGTCGTCCCCGCCGACGGACGGCCCCAGGAGGGACCGCCCGAGATCCTGTGGCTCGCGGTGCCGATGTCCGAGCTGGAGATCCTGGACGACTGGGACACCACGGGTCTCGCCGGTACTGGCAGCAACACCGTCGTGGCCCGGAACATTTCCGTCCCCGCGCACCGGGTGCTCCCGGTCGCGCCGATGCTGGCCGGGAGCACCCCGTCGAAGACCAACGCGGACGACCCCTTCTACCGCATGCCCGTGCTGCTGCTGTTCTGCGCCTGGACGGCGGCGGCCGCACTGGGGCTGGGCAGGGCGGCGCTCACGGAGTTCGAGGAGCGCATCCACCGGCGCGGCATCACGTACACCTTCCACGAGCGGCAGCACGAGGCCACCGTCACCCATCTCCAGTTCGCCGAGGCGCAGTTGAGGATCTCCGCCGCCGAACTGGTGGCCGACCGGCTGATCGCCGAGATCGAGACCAAGGCCCGTGACGGCGACCCGTACACCCCGCTGGAGCGGTCCAGGATCCGTGCCGAGTGCGGCTATCTCACCCGGCTCTGCAAGGAGGCCGTCGATCTGCTCGCCTCGGCCGCCGGCGCCTCCTCCCTCCAGCGGTCCGTGCCCCTGCAGCGCATCGCCCGCGACATCAACGCCCTGACGCTGCACTCCTTCGTCAACCCCGCCACCAACCTGGAGATCTACGGCCGCGTACTCTCGGGCGTCGACCCGGGCACCCCCTTCCTGTGA
- the rho gene encoding transcription termination factor Rho encodes MTTTLERPPTPVTDQEQATGVLDITSNGQGHLRAENLLPTGADLQVPASLIRRYGLRKGDHVEGLRGRQRALTEIRRINGRPADEARGRPHFRDLTPLHPRERLRLEHPAGGATTRLVDLVAPIGKGQRGLIVAPPKTGKTVLLQQLAAAVAGNHPEARLMVVLLDERPEEVTDMRRSVRGEVFASTFDQSPKQHIALAELAVERAKRLVEAGQDVVILLDSLTRLCRAHNNAAAAGGRTLSGGVDASSLQGPKRLFGAARLAEEGGSLTIIATALVDTGSRADDYYFEELKSTGNMELRLDRTLASRRVFPAVDITPSGTRREELLVPAAELAAVRGLRRALHSRGDGQAGLETLLERLRRTPDNATFLRQVQQTVPGSQ; translated from the coding sequence ATGACCACCACACTCGAACGCCCGCCCACTCCGGTCACCGACCAGGAGCAGGCCACCGGCGTACTCGACATCACCTCGAACGGGCAGGGCCACCTGCGCGCCGAGAACCTGCTCCCCACAGGAGCCGACCTTCAGGTCCCCGCCTCGCTGATCCGCCGGTACGGCCTGCGCAAGGGCGACCACGTCGAAGGACTGCGCGGCCGGCAGCGCGCCCTCACCGAGATCCGGCGGATCAACGGCCGTCCCGCCGACGAGGCACGCGGCCGTCCGCACTTCCGTGACCTGACCCCGCTGCACCCGCGCGAGCGGCTGCGCCTCGAACACCCGGCGGGCGGTGCGACCACCCGCCTCGTCGACCTGGTCGCGCCGATCGGCAAGGGCCAGCGCGGCCTGATCGTCGCCCCGCCCAAGACCGGCAAGACCGTACTGCTCCAGCAGCTGGCCGCCGCCGTGGCCGGCAACCACCCCGAGGCCCGGCTGATGGTGGTGCTCCTCGACGAGCGTCCCGAGGAGGTGACCGACATGCGCCGCTCCGTGCGCGGCGAGGTGTTCGCGTCCACCTTCGACCAGAGCCCCAAGCAGCACATCGCGCTGGCCGAGCTGGCCGTCGAGCGAGCCAAGCGGCTCGTCGAGGCGGGCCAGGACGTCGTGATCCTGCTCGACTCGCTCACCCGGCTGTGCCGGGCCCACAACAACGCGGCCGCGGCGGGTGGCCGTACCCTCAGCGGCGGTGTCGACGCGTCCTCGCTCCAGGGGCCCAAGCGGCTCTTCGGGGCGGCGCGGCTCGCCGAGGAGGGCGGCTCGCTCACCATCATCGCCACGGCCCTCGTGGACACCGGCTCCCGTGCCGACGACTACTACTTCGAGGAGCTCAAGAGCACCGGCAACATGGAGCTCCGGCTGGACCGCACCCTCGCGTCCCGCCGTGTCTTCCCCGCCGTCGACATCACCCCGTCCGGCACCCGCCGCGAGGAACTCCTCGTCCCCGCGGCCGAGTTGGCCGCCGTACGAGGTCTGCGACGCGCCCTGCACTCCCGCGGTGACGGCCAGGCCGGTCTGGAGACCCTGCTGGAGCGGCTGCGGCGGACCCCGGACAACGCGACCTTCCTCCGGCAGGTCCAGCAGACGGTGCCGGGCAGCCAGTAG
- a CDS encoding glycosyltransferase 87 family protein, whose protein sequence is MRLPRSDRGRVLFVLALATAVTVFTATVPLLRDWFDLRVYHGAVGTWIHHGGHLYDYRVPGTTYGFTYPPFAAVGMLPMALLGLRTAIAVGLLLNLAATAFVLHTMYVLTGRRLRRFGLFGLAVGVCLLALLEPVRDTFSFGQVNLLLLALVLADARLIAHGRSRWTGVGIGLAAAVKLTPAIFIVLLLLARRPRAAATATGVAGAATAFAALVAPDASRFYWTDAVWDTSRIGRLAYVSNQSLQGVLARLADPAEPSRAVWALLALAVLGVWVWRARRALATGDVLGAFALTGLAACLVSPITWVHHLVWLLPSLLILTETGLRRRRARLLWFTAGLYVLLCSSVVWLWFDDASGIDGFVGSNAYVWITLGLLLGLPVGQRRAVERRPWRRRASATAPAPSTPAPASVPAVVSQPPAPSESSAARSAGAGGPVGATAAEPGPGRAPAAGPAVALGTGRGSSEPTGSTRPVAPNPQSSKERASSYTANLPPS, encoded by the coding sequence ATGAGGCTGCCGCGCTCCGACCGGGGGCGTGTGCTGTTCGTCCTCGCCCTGGCCACCGCCGTGACCGTCTTCACCGCGACCGTGCCCCTGCTGCGGGACTGGTTCGACCTGCGCGTCTACCACGGGGCCGTCGGCACCTGGATCCACCACGGCGGGCACCTCTACGACTACCGGGTGCCGGGGACGACGTACGGCTTCACGTATCCGCCGTTCGCGGCGGTCGGCATGCTGCCGATGGCGCTGCTCGGACTGCGCACCGCGATCGCCGTCGGCCTGCTGCTCAACCTCGCCGCGACGGCCTTCGTCCTGCACACGATGTACGTGCTGACCGGGCGCCGACTGCGCCGGTTCGGCCTGTTCGGGCTCGCCGTGGGCGTCTGTCTGCTCGCGCTGCTGGAACCGGTCCGCGACACCTTCAGCTTCGGCCAGGTCAACCTCCTGCTGCTGGCGCTCGTCCTCGCCGACGCCCGGCTGATCGCGCACGGGCGGAGCCGCTGGACGGGCGTCGGGATCGGGCTCGCTGCGGCGGTCAAGCTCACGCCCGCGATCTTCATCGTCCTGCTGCTGCTCGCCCGGCGCCCACGCGCGGCGGCCACCGCCACGGGGGTCGCGGGGGCAGCCACCGCGTTCGCGGCCCTGGTCGCGCCGGACGCCTCCCGCTTCTACTGGACCGACGCGGTCTGGGACACGTCCCGTATCGGCCGCCTCGCCTATGTCTCCAACCAGTCGCTGCAAGGCGTACTGGCGCGTCTCGCCGACCCCGCCGAGCCGAGCCGCGCCGTCTGGGCGCTGCTGGCGCTCGCCGTCCTCGGGGTGTGGGTGTGGCGGGCGCGCCGGGCCCTCGCCACGGGCGACGTCCTCGGCGCCTTCGCCCTCACCGGACTCGCCGCCTGTCTGGTCAGCCCCATCACCTGGGTGCACCACCTCGTCTGGCTGCTGCCCTCGCTGCTGATCCTCACCGAGACGGGCCTGCGGCGGCGGCGCGCACGGCTGCTGTGGTTCACCGCGGGCCTGTACGTCCTGCTGTGCAGCAGCGTCGTGTGGCTGTGGTTCGACGACGCGTCGGGCATCGACGGCTTCGTCGGGAGCAACGCGTACGTGTGGATCACGCTGGGGCTGCTGCTCGGGCTGCCCGTCGGTCAGCGCCGGGCGGTGGAGCGCCGGCCGTGGAGGCGCAGGGCCAGCGCCACGGCACCCGCGCCGAGCACGCCCGCGCCGGCGAGCGTTCCCGCGGTCGTCAGCCAGCCACCGGCCCCCTCGGAGTCTTCGGCGGCCCGGTCCGCGGGCGCCGGGGGACCGGTCGGCGCAACGGCGGCCGAACCCGGGCCGGGCCGTGCCCCGGCCGCCGGACCCGCGGTGGCCCTCGGCACGGGACGGGGCAGCAGCGAGCCGACCGGATCGACCCGGCCGGTGGCCCCGAATCCCCAGTCGAGCAAGGAGCGCGCCTCCTCGTACACGGCGAACCTGCCGCCTTCCTGA
- the mptB gene encoding polyprenol phosphomannose-dependent alpha 1,6 mannosyltransferase MptB: protein MLAKDFTVDLRRCQLLGLAGSVVLAAGGETAGALPVRELPSLASGRAALGLVGVYFGVVLLIAAWALLGRVVRGPEPPTPRALLVVLAVWAVPLLLAPPLFSRDVYSYLAQGAMVDAHLDVYTHGPAILGGPLADEVAPVWRRTATPYGPVFLAVASALSGLTRGEVPAGLFGMRVVALLGVALMAAALPKLARHSGADPAAALWLGALNPLVLLHLVAGAHNDAIMLGLLGAGLVAALGRWPVLGAVLVTLAALVKAPAVLGLAAVVALQVRAGRGLARSVATTTAAALATTVAATAAAGTGYGWIAALRTPVSPHNWSPTSLLGRATGDILRGLGSDLAPYALPAWHALGLVLTAVVIGGIWLRRPRVSPVYALGLSLATVAVLGPAIRPWYALWGLFLIAAAAPSASVRHRVAAVTGALALAVLPSGGPPDSEQLALAVSGGMLALVVLWQAHQTSNASVLGRTA from the coding sequence GTGTTGGCCAAGGATTTCACCGTCGATCTGCGTCGCTGTCAGCTGCTCGGGCTCGCGGGCTCGGTCGTCCTCGCGGCGGGAGGCGAGACGGCCGGCGCCCTGCCCGTCCGGGAACTGCCGTCGCTCGCGTCCGGACGGGCGGCACTCGGCCTGGTCGGCGTGTACTTCGGAGTCGTCCTGCTCATCGCCGCCTGGGCGCTGCTGGGGCGGGTCGTCCGAGGACCCGAACCGCCGACCCCGCGTGCGCTGCTGGTCGTCCTCGCCGTGTGGGCGGTGCCCCTGCTACTCGCCCCGCCCCTGTTCAGCCGGGACGTCTACAGCTATCTGGCCCAGGGCGCGATGGTCGACGCGCACCTCGACGTCTACACGCACGGCCCCGCCATCCTGGGCGGGCCCCTCGCGGACGAGGTGGCGCCCGTGTGGCGAAGGACCGCGACACCGTACGGGCCCGTCTTCCTCGCCGTCGCCTCCGCGCTCTCCGGGCTCACGCGGGGCGAGGTGCCCGCCGGACTGTTCGGCATGCGGGTCGTCGCGCTGCTCGGCGTGGCGCTGATGGCCGCCGCCCTGCCGAAGCTCGCCCGGCACAGCGGCGCCGACCCCGCCGCCGCCCTGTGGCTCGGCGCGCTCAACCCGCTCGTCCTGCTGCACCTGGTGGCCGGAGCGCACAACGACGCCATCATGCTCGGCCTGCTCGGCGCCGGACTGGTGGCGGCCCTCGGCCGCTGGCCCGTCCTGGGCGCCGTCCTCGTCACCCTGGCCGCCCTGGTCAAGGCCCCGGCCGTGCTGGGCCTGGCGGCCGTCGTGGCGCTCCAGGTACGCGCCGGACGGGGCTTGGCGCGGTCCGTCGCCACGACCACGGCCGCCGCACTCGCCACCACCGTCGCCGCGACCGCCGCGGCCGGTACCGGATACGGCTGGATCGCCGCGCTGAGGACACCCGTGTCCCCGCACAACTGGTCGCCCACCAGCCTCCTGGGCCGCGCCACCGGCGACATCCTCCGGGGCCTCGGCAGCGACCTCGCCCCGTACGCGCTGCCCGCCTGGCACGCCCTCGGCCTCGTCCTCACGGCCGTCGTCATCGGCGGTATCTGGCTGCGCCGCCCTCGCGTCAGCCCCGTCTACGCGCTGGGCCTCAGCCTGGCGACGGTGGCCGTGCTCGGCCCGGCCATCAGGCCCTGGTACGCGCTGTGGGGCCTGTTCCTCATCGCCGCGGCGGCGCCCAGCGCGTCCGTACGCCACCGGGTGGCCGCGGTGACCGGAGCGCTCGCCCTCGCCGTCCTGCCCAGCGGAGGGCCGCCCGACAGCGAGCAGCTGGCGCTCGCGGTGTCGGGCGGGATGCTCGCGCTGGTCGTCCTCTGGCAGGCGCACCAGACGTCGAACGCCTCCGTCCTGGGGCGGACGGCATGA